Sequence from the Besnoitia besnoiti strain Bb-Ger1 chromosome Unknown contig00014, whole genome shotgun sequence genome:
TTCGCAGGGGGTCacgtcttctctgccgcggcctgcgctcgATCCTCGTCACCCGAGCGTCTGCGAGGACCGCGACGAGGaaagcgcgtcgtcgtctcctctctccgcctccgcagaaggcgcttcACACAGCTGCGTGGTTGCCGAGGCCCTGCACCAGTTTCGCAGCCTCTTGGGGCTCCAGCGACCGCGTGGGCTTTTCTGCACGTTGCGTTCAGAGTCCGAAGCCcgaggcgcgtctcctcgcaggAAGGGAGGTGGGTCTGCTTCGTGGGGAGGTGGGTCTGCTTCGTGGCCGTctcgcgagaggcgcgcgtcgcccagaGGGGGCGAAGCACACGCCGAACGCGGGCTGCCAGAGGGCAGGGGACAGCTGGGCGAGGGACGGGGCCTGCCGAGGAAAGGCAGACACGAGCccggaggagaggcggcggagagccgtGAAAGGTCGCGTCTTTCCCAGTCTGGAGCGCGCCGGTCGTGGGGGACTCCTGCGCCGAGTATGTGTCTGCGGAGTCAGCTCGTAGCGGGCGGAGGAGAGTCGGAGTTCGTCATGCCAGACTCTCccccgcgcgtgcgcgcaaGTGAGCTCTGTCCTCCCCACACAGACACACCCGCtgagggcgaggcagacagcgGCTGGGTTTTcgtcgaggagacgctgcacCGATCGGGCCTGGTccccgacgacggcgacgatacgagctcgctctcgccgtcgtcctctctggCGGCCCTTCACGTCTTGGGGCTGTGACGCGTTTCGGCTGTGGCTGCAGGCGGGCAGGGACGCTAGGGGAGCCGGCGCAAGTGGAGCGTGCGGACGACGCTCCAGAGACAGACCGGGGGAGGTGCATAAGTGTTGTCGCTCtgaagcgagagcgacggcagaACGGAGACAGTCTGAATGCGGGAGGGGGAGGTGCGGGATGACACAGAGACAGCTCGCCTGTCCGGCGAGGGTCTCGCGGCACATGGTGGTTCGTTTATTGGCAGCCGGAGCTGATATGTTTGTTTCCGTCGGCTTCGCCCTTGttgcgttttctcttttaAAAACAGTCTTTTCTTACTCGCAGCCCTAGGGGAACGCGAGCGGGTCTCAGAAATCACGTGACCAATCCGGAActggcgcgcggagaagtcgcggaggaaagacacagttcgccttcgctggcgACTCGGTCAGACGGAACTCGTGGAACTCACAGGTCGCTGCCGACGTAGGATCGCTTCAGTCTACTGACGGCACTGAGGACATTGAGGACTCTCGCCAGTCTGTCGAGGCACCCGCACGTGTCTTCTCGTTGAGAAGCCTAGCTATCGAAAAGAGGATGAAAGCGCCTCCGCATAAAGTTCCGTACGCGTGGCGCCTAGAAGGAGGAACTgccgcgctctctgcctATCTACCTGAGCGAAATTCATTcgcgtgtcgccgcgcgctgctgagtTGCGTCTGCCTGAAACCCTGGGCGTTGAGTACCTCCTAGCACCTAGCCTAGGTGCTTTTCGAGAAAATCAGTGAGGCTGTCGCCCCTTTCGTCAAGCTTAAGAGTGGACGGCGCACGAAGCGGCAGGGGACTCATCTCGACATCGGTGTGTGCTCCTGTGAGTTGATCGAAGGGTTGCGGCTCGGCAATCAGGGCGCCCCCACTCGCAAAACGAAAGTTACCAGCTTGTCATCGCAGTATTTCTCGTTCGCTATGAGTGCGGACTCAGAGGGACACTGCAGAAAAGAGGCGAGTCCCCCACGGGTCTGTGGCGATTGGCAGCGGGCTCCccgtcgcaggcgccacCGGCGGGCtagcgcagcgcgcggcacgGGCGAAAGACTCAATTAGAGAGACCAAGGAAGACGATTTACCGACTCTGTGTTTAGTCTGTGTAAAAAAACTCGAAAGTATGAAGGCCGCACGAAAGAAAAGTACGCGCACAAAACCGACagctctcgcctctcgtTGGCTGTCTCCGGCAAGCACCCCTGAGAAGGGAAAGCAGCAAATTCAGGTATAACTCTCGTTCCCACGCGATCTTCGTCCTCACCCCTCTCTCTTCCCTCTacttctctcttcttgttgtctgctctctgcctcctccctGGTAATCTCTGCAACCCCAGCCACTGCtgctcctcgcgcggccctgCCTACAGTCTGGCGTCAAACTCCTCAGTTTGCCAATAGTTTTTTCTCGGGTTCCCCGTCGGTGGCCCCTGAGAAGCTTCGCCACTCTGTCGAGCCTCTCAAACCCGTTTTCTTTGCATGCGTCGGTGTTTGTGCTCTCCGCGTGTggcgctgtcgctgtctcctgACCCGCGGCCAGCGTCACCTTGACGACGTCTCGTCCTCCCGCATCTcgctctcgtctccgcgcctctcttcaCGCATCCTGCCCCCTAGAAGCTGCTCTATCGCCACTTCAAATGTTTGGTCCTGCCCTCTTCTCCAGGCTTCAGCACACGCcagagctgcggccgcaggaagTGAACCCGCGACCTGCCCAAAGCGGGGGCTGCctgtgcgcggccgccgtcgttctcctccgtctgcggtgtccctccgcgcctgtctctcaggcgccgcccgctgaCCTGCGTCCCGCACGTTGGGCCCGAGTAGTAGGACAGTGCGTGGGCGGCCTTCAGGAAGCGGCTGACGCTTGTCGCCGCCAATACGAGAGGGGTGACTGTAgccagcgcgccgacgacttcctcgcgcttccaGCGGCTCGACGCGATGGAGTTGAGAGCCGAAGCGTCAGAGCCTGGCGACCCCCCGGGCACGTTGAGCGGGTTCGtaaggccgccgccgctgttgAGCGGATAGAGCAGCGGCAGGGCCAGTCGCGAGTGCAGCAGATTCGCGAGGACGTCGGCTCGCGCAAAGAGCGAATGCAGGCGATCTGGAGAGAAAGCCGGCGCCCCGAggggaggcgacggagagggagaagaaggagaaggcgacgcctcgcccgcagcaggggacggcgaggaggctccagagggaggcggcgacgcagctgagtcagcggcagaagacgaggtgtcgcgagaggacgaagaaaagTGTGAGAAAGAGGCCGCATGACACGTGCCGTCTCGCACACAGGGGAAAAGCACGCCGCTTGGGTCGTGGCGGGAGAGCGAAGCTCTGTCGGTCTTGGGCAGACGTCTGGCGGGGCGCGGTTGGTCCGTCTGCGACAGCGCATGCGAGCggaaggaggagggcgactcCCGAAGAGCGTGGACGCCCCTCAGCACCGCGCGGGCGCACTTCTCCATCTCGgtgagagaggcgagagcaCACGCAGGAAGGGAAAAGGCTCGCGGCTACGCTCTGACACGCCACCCCAAGCCTGGTGTctgccagcgcgccgccgcgcgggtctCGTGCCCCTTTGTCGGTACAGTCCGCGAAGCACACCCGAGGAAAGCACCAGACAACGTCCTGCGCTGAGGAGTGACTGAGATCCCAAAATGGTCTCTCAGTAGCCGCGGGAGTCCTCGTATTCGCGCACACACTGTACGTTTGAGTCTGGCTCTGAGAATGTCGGTGACCGCCAGCCGCTGCAAAGCAAGAAAGGAGCAGCTAATTGAAGAGGCCCTTCAGTATCCGGCGACGTGGGAGAGATACAAAAGGCGCTGCCTCAATCCCTTGTGAGAAAAGCTAGCTTCCCTGCGACACTGAAGTGAAGAGGAAAACCGGGGGACTGTGAAGAGGAACGCCCGGAGGGCGCGTACGGTAGGGGCTGGCGTTCGCGGGAAACAGAGGAAGGCGGTAAATGATACCTGAAACAAGTCGCGTTCCTGACGAATAACCGCAACAAATGTGGGACAAAAAGTTTTGTAGCAATTAAAACAAGATGGGAGTCACAGTCGCCCGGAAGATGGAGCGGTTCAAAACACTGTGAGTCGTCCTTCTATGCCACATTTACCGACAAACAGGTACAGCGACGGTTCACATTACGAGCATTCTTCTCCTTTTCGACGGCAAGGCAAGAGGTGTGCAAGCACCCGGACTTCTCAAGGTACCAGTGCCTTCATTTTTGGAACAACGAATTGAGTGGCAGACGAATGGACAGGCAAAACTCTGTCGTGCTGTGCTCGCACGTAGAGGTCGCGTACAGCAGATCAtcccgcgcgcgtgcgcacggTTTCCCGACTTTTTCTCGGCTTAGATGCTGCTTCTTTTTCCTTTgtgggcggcggctcgaCAGCTGTGTACCCTATCTGCTATCAGAACCAGTTTCTGGTGAAGCAAAATGTATGGCTCGAAAGGACAACCCCAGATAGAAGAAAATCTCTGCCGCCAAGGCTGTGCCGCAGCCCGCCCCCTTCTGAGGACAGCCGTGTAGCACACGAGGTACTTACACCCGACGAGTGTCTTCACTGTTTTGGGCCTTACGATtgtgcagcagccgccctGAAATCCTACTCTTGGGCGCGTTGGTACGGGGAAACTGCAGAGCTGGCCTGTGCTACTGTCTGTGTTTGTCCGCGATGTCAGGCTCAGTGTGTCTGCGCATCATCACAGTGCGTCATCTCTTCCGCGTGTAACACGGGGAGAGAGGCTGTCACCCTGCAGTGAGCGTGGCGATTCGTGGAGAACGCCACCGCGGAGCAAGTTGGAAATCCCTGTCCAGTTTGCAGCGTCTGTGAATTCGTGCGAGTGTTGAAGCAGATATATGGCAAGGatcggcggcagacgcgtgtCACCCCGCTGAACGGCCCGTGGCGTGGTTCGCCGCCCATGCAAGCAACGGGAGGAGGAAAAGATGCTGCTCTGTTGCGCGCGCTTCTATTCCTCTCCTCCACGTCCCCGTCCCCAACGCAGGGTGCTTCTCCGACGATCTTCGCACTGGGTCGtcggagagagaaagcaagTTTCTTTTGCGTTCTCTGTCGTTTCGATTCGGTCGAAGGTGTCTTCGTTCACAGGGAGTCCAAGTCAAACTGTCCAAGCATCGTGGGATTTTCCCTGGGGATCGTAACCTTTCCAGGGGGGAAGGCGTTGAGAGAGGTTGTAGGTAGCGCATGTGACCAacgtgtacgtacagcgcTCAAGAGCGGTGACGGAGAAGGGGGGTGCAAGGGACCATATTGTTTTTCGTGCTTCCCGTGAAGTTTGATTCGCTGGCCGCCGTTACCGTCTCCTCCTTCCAATTGTATGAAATGGAAAGCTTTGActtgtctcctcgctcgttCTGAAGTGGACTTCCTTTTGTCCCGTTTTTTTCCTGTCtggcggcagcagacgctCGGCAGGTCTGAAATGTGAACACTTTGGCGCGATGTCGAGGAACACCCATATAGGGTGTATTTGACTCGCTCCCGCATTTACCTGGGAATCGGCTGTTTTTGTATCAGTCAAGAGGGCTGTCGCCAGGCGGGCGTGCTCGCTCGCTGCACGTGATAAGTCACACCATGCCAACAGATTtgtctctcgtcttcccctTGTGTCACCTCGTCGGTTTTCGCTCAGTCTACTGTTCTTTTCGGTTCCCCTTTTTGAAACCCTACCGTTGCTCCATCGCCTTTTCCATCCTCACGGCTCGTCAGTCGTGACTTTGGTGAATCTCGTTTGTGCGGGCAAACGTTTGTTTGATCGTCTCTTCTACAGGCTGCAGGCCGGGCGGGGGGCTTCGAGGTTTCCACGTTCGCTCCATCGCTGCATCTCGCCCCGTCTCTTGTTTCTCGATTTCGACGCACATAAGATATAGCACCGCTGTGTCGCAGTCACATTCTACGGCCCAGCCGCAGCGCACCGTTGATCCTGAGCGTCCGACCGTTTCaccctctctctcgtggcGCGCGTGACCAGGGAGGGAAGAGCACGAAGGGAGGCAACAGGTTCGCATTCTGTGTTTACCTGCTTATCCGGGTCCGTTTCTCTCCCCGTTCAGCAGCCCTTCCTAGATCTCCCAAGTCCCTCGTGTCTCTTGACGTCACATCCTCACGCTTGAATCCGCTAGTGGCCGCCCTACTCTTTGGAGGGGCCTTGTGCCTCTTCCTCTAATCATCAGGTGATTTCTTCTCTGTGAGCCAGTTCGTTCCGCTGCGTAAGAAGCATGTCGGCGACGTCGGCCTTCTCGTCTGGCCCCGCGTCGGGCTCGTCTCCCGGCGGATTGTCCCTGACATTGCAgggggcgtctccgcctgtcGTCCCCTCGGCTTTCCTCGGAGCTAGCGGCGGGGACGGATCGTCTTCAGCTGAATACATCGACGCAgtggcggcggagcgagaggaaggcgaagttCTTGATGTGGGGGGAGGGCTGGCGTCGGCCTCCAACCCGCAGAAAGAGTCCGatgcgccggcctccgcggcgggtgCCTCgggagctgccggcgcgtctggcgcggcgcagggcgaggcggtgGCGTCGATTGAGAGCGCCCTGGACAGTTTAGTTTCTCAGTTAAGTTCGTCGTCGCTGACGGGGGGAAGGGACTTCCACCAGCGCATGGCAGAGCAGCTCAAGTCAGACGAcaccgccgcccgcctcgaaGCGACTCAGGCGTATCGGCGGTCCCTTGCCCACCGTCAAGAGcttgagcagcagcaggcgaagagTGCAAGCTGCACTTGTTCGTCGTCTGGATCtacgacggccgcggcgggtgcCTCACACGCCTCGAGTTTTCCAGGCTTCGGCCGAGGAGGCTCGACTGTTGAGCGGGGGGAATCCGCCCCGGGGGGCGGAAGTGGAATGACGGGGTCGCATGAATCCGCGTTTGGTAGGTCAAAGTCCGGTTTCGCGTCGCTGAGTGACGCGGCGGTCATGGACGTGACTATTCAGGATATGTTGGATCAGGACCTTGTTTGCGACGTCGTCAGATCGGTCGGAATGCCTCACCCGCATCTCCAGCTCGAGAGTATCCTCCTCGTTCAGCGGCTGTGTCGAGGGACGTTctcgcagacgcggcagatCGTGTCGCTGGCGCTGATTGACTCGCTGGTGCAGATTCTTTTGGGCGTCACGCGAGGGCATATCGTCACGGGGGCCCCCGAGCTGCGTCTCGCAGTTCTGGGGTTGTTTACAAAGCTCGCTCAGGACTTCAAGGCGCACCGCGACtactcgctgctgcgtcccGTGTCGGGCGTCGTCCCTGCGGTGGTGGAGGCcgtgaaggcggcgccggatctcgagggcgcgcgctgcatccACGCGCTCGTGTCGAGCaacctgcagcagctgaaaGTCGACATTGCGCCGATTTTGTCTATTCTCATTTGGCTGATGAAGAACAGCGACGATCAGGCGattctctgcctcgccgcgagtgcGTGCGTGACGCTCTGCGAAAGGCCAGAGGGCGTGGACGTAGTCCTCAACTCCCCTGCTCTGCCCACCATCCTCCACCTTCTTCACCACGACGACCAGAGAGTCGTCTTCGACGCTCTCTCTGTGGCCGCGAAAATCGCCTTCGTAGGCAGCACCGTACAGATTGACCGCGCCATCAGCATTGGGGTCGTGGAGGCCATGGTGGAGGTGCTGCAGAATCCCGCCGTCTCCAATCccacgacgcgggcgcgcgcgtgcaaCACCTTGGGAAACCTGGGCTGCGAGACGCCGAAACAGGTTCAGGTAAGCCAGCGCGACGGGTGGAGAAGGTGCTGCCCTGCGCAGCGAGTCAATGGAACGCCTCGGATGTAGGCGgtccacgcgccgccggcccgCGGGTCTCTGGGGCTCGGTTTGTGGGCAGAGTCGCGTCGAGGTGAGAAGACGTGACCGGGGGCCTGTCAAGCGCCGTGTGGCTACGAGAGAATGAACGCCAGTGAGCCGACGGAGGCGTGGGGGAGACGGGCACTGTCGGTTGgtggggggtgggggggggcagggacGCATGCACAGACGGAAGGTGCGGCGTGTTGATGTACCGGGTATATATCAGGGGACGTGGGTGTGCTGCGAGGAGGTGAACAGATTTCGTTCTCGGCGTACAACACCACCAACTTTTCTTCTCGGGAATGTCAGCGGCTCCTGTCTTCAGTTCGTTAAGGGTGCAGTTGTGATCCTGTTGAGAAGGCGTCGTCGTAACGCGGGTTTTCGCTAGCTCTCTCTAGGCGGGTCGTGGATCTGCTCTCGGTGTTGTAGGGTAGCTGCATAGCCGTCTACCGTGCTCAGGTGCGCGTGTTCCTGTGTTTCTGCTTTCGCTGTCAAGCTCTGTTTTGTTCAGTGTAtggcttctctcctctctctcgaggTCTCCCCTGTGTTACGCTGAATTGGTCGTGTGGTGTGTTTGTGTCTGGGTCGCAGCCTATCATTGAGACTCGCGCCTTCCCTCTGCTGGTGGAGATATTTCAGATGGATCCAGACTACAATACGCGCATTGAGGCGGCGTACGCAGTGTGCGCGTGTCTGTCCCGAGCTGATTCTCAGCAAGTCGGGTACATCATTTCGTGCactgcgcgcccgcccgcgtTTTCGGGTTTCTCTCGCAATCGCGGGTCAGGCTCCAGGGCCGCCCTCGAAGGCCCGCTCTCTTCATCGGCCCGCGGCATGATGTACGGCGGCGGtttgtcttcgccgtctgcctacctttcctcgccgctgacgttctcttcctcgtcgaggaTTGGCGGGTCGAGTCAACTGGGGCTTGTCTACGGGACACGCATGGTCACGGAGAAGCCCCCGCCAGCCATTTTGTCCTTTGGCGGGAGCAATCCGTTTTTAGGTCTGATCGCGGACATGCTCGAGCTCGTCTGCGAGAGCGACCCGACCAACAGCGGGAGTCTAAAACTCTGCAAAGCCATTCTCAGGGGCCTCGACAACATCCTCGAGGTTGGCgcacaggaggcgcgccttctTGGGCTGACGGATAACCCGTATGCCAGGCTCTTCCACGAAGTACAGGTGAGAAAAGTGGGCTGACGGGCGGGACtcggagagaagagacacaaGGGGcagggtgggggggggggggggggggggaggcgggcaAGTAGAGAGTGGAAAAGCACAAGGTGTCAGGAGTTGCAGAAGCACTGGGAAATAGGTCTGGGCCGTGTGCACAGAGAAAGTTCAAGGAATAGCGGTTGGAACGAGGAATACGATGGAGTCGAAACACCAGTCATAACAAGGCGAACCGGTGAAGCTAAGAGGGTGGGTGCCACCCACGAATAATTTTTTTTCAATTCTCAACCGCCGAGGGTCGGGGCTTACACCTAGGTGACtggagacagacacacacaccgcCCCTGTGTTTCAGTGTATTATCCTTTGTAGGTGTTGGCATTTTGTGAGGAGTCGTTTTTCTCGGGTTTTGAGGTGGGATTGGCGGGCtcgtatgtgtgtgtgtttgtgtctTCAGGGAGATCTCAAGCTGTCGCAGATGCAGTTCTTCCCGGACTACAACATTGCCGCAAAGACTCACAGCATTTTGGAAAGATATTTTGAAGATGCGACAACGTGGAACACGAGGAAATGAGCTCGTTTCTTTTCTGTGTGTCCCGGTTGGCTGCGAAGATGAGGCTCCGTCGTTAGGCCTCCCTTCATCTgtttctgtcttctcgcgcaTGTTGCAGACACCGAGAGATAAGCAGGGCGTCTTCGGAtttctgtgtgtctctcctTCCACGCAAGGAATTGTCTGCACCGACGCTGGGGCATCATGTGCGTCTCCCCCCTCTTTTTTTGTTCTGTTTCCTTCACCTGCTTGTGAGCCAGTCGACGCCCTCTGATTTGTTGCCTGAGCAATGGTCGGCGGTCGTTGGCCGCAGTGAAGAAGAGCAGAAACTCGCGCAAGCTAATTcaggcagaggaagcgggGCGAGGCAGCTGTCTGTGGACGGGTCAAGATTCTGGCAAGCGACTCCATGGAACTGCAAGGCGTGGGTACACAACGATAGTCTGCGTTCCCCGTTCTTCACATTGACTGTCACTCGCAGAAGCGTGGACACATTTTTGTTACTGTAGTGTGTTCGCTGGCATTTTTCAAGCGCGCGAAACCCGTCTTCACGAGCCTGGTAAAATCGGGCAAGCACTCGCACGTTCACGGGGAGCGCGAAGTGGCAGGAGGGGCTCTTTCTCACGCGATGTTGCACACGGTAACGGAGAAGCGCATTTTTCAAAGTAGACTGAATGTTGGGTGCGACGTAGCAGTTAT
This genomic interval carries:
- a CDS encoding Armadillo/beta-catenin family repeat-containing protein (encoded by transcript BESB_026130) — translated: MSATSAFSSGPASGSSPGGLSLTLQGASPPVVPSAFLGASGGDGSSSAEYIDAVAAEREEGEVLDVGGGLASASNPQKESDAPASAAGASGAAGASGAAQGEAVASIESALDSLVSQLSSSSLTGGRDFHQRMAEQLKSDDTAARLEATQAYRRSLAHRQELEQQQAKSASCTCSSSGSTTAAAGASHASSFPGFGRGGSTVERGESAPGGGSGMTGSHESAFGRSKSGFASLSDAAVMDVTIQDMLDQDLVCDVVRSVGMPHPHLQLESILLVQRLCRGTFSQTRQIVSLALIDSLVQILLGVTRGHIVTGAPELRLAVLGLFTKLAQDFKAHRDYSLLRPVSGVVPAVVEAVKAAPDLEGARCIHALVSSNLQQLKVDIAPILSILIWLMKNSDDQAILCLAASACVTLCERPEGVDVVLNSPALPTILHLLHHDDQRVVFDALSVAAKIAFVGSTVQIDRAISIGVVEAMVEVLQNPAVSNPTTRARACNTLGNLGCETPKQVQPIIETRAFPLLVEIFQMDPDYNTRIEAAYAVCACLSRADSQQVGYIISCTARPPAFSGFSRNRGSGSRAALEGPLSSSARGMMYGGGLSSPSAYLSSPLTFSSSSRIGGSSQLGLVYGTRMVTEKPPPAILSFGGSNPFLGLIADMLELVCESDPTNSGSLKLCKAILRGLDNILEVGAQEARLLGLTDNPYARLFHEVQGDLKLSQMQFFPDYNIAAKTHSILERYFEDATTWNTRK
- a CDS encoding uncharacterized protein (encoded by transcript BESB_026120), which codes for MEKCARAVLRGVHALRESPSSFRSHALSQTDQPRPARRLPKTDRASLSRHDPSGVLFPCVRDGTCHAASFSHFSSSSRDTSSSAADSAASPPPSGASSPSPAAGEASPSPSSPSPSPPLGAPAFSPDRLHSLFARADVLANLLHSRLALPLLYPLNSGGGLTNPLNVPGGSPGSDASALNSIASSRWKREEVVGALATVTPLVLAATSVSRFLKAAHALSYYSGPTCGTQVSGRRLRDRRGGTPQTEENDGGRAQAAPALGRSRVHFLRPQLWRVLKPGEEGRTKHLKWR